Proteins from one Listeria weihenstephanensis genomic window:
- the fmt gene encoding methionyl-tRNA formyltransferase encodes MTKIIFMGTPAFSVSVLNQVADKYEVIAVVTQPDRAVGRKRVLTPPPVKEAAVARGIPVYQPEKLRTSTELEELIGLGADLIVTAAYGQILPNSLLEAPKHGCINVHASLLPEYRGGAPVHYAILDGKKETGVTIMYMVEKLDAGDMLSRRSIPITDEDNVGTMFEKLSEVGASLLMDTLPDLLAGKITPEPQDASKVTFAPNIKREQEKIDWTKEGRAIFNQIRGLSPWPVAYTTLAGNPFKIWKARIEESDQILPAGQVARTTKHDFAIATGDKTVIIPEIVQPAGKQKMAVADYMAGAGQHLNLETRFGEI; translated from the coding sequence ATGACAAAGATAATTTTCATGGGTACACCAGCATTTTCCGTATCCGTTTTAAATCAAGTAGCAGATAAATATGAGGTCATCGCTGTTGTGACGCAGCCAGATCGAGCGGTTGGACGCAAGCGCGTACTGACACCACCACCTGTAAAAGAAGCAGCAGTTGCGCGTGGAATTCCGGTGTACCAACCAGAAAAATTACGAACTTCCACGGAATTAGAAGAATTAATCGGACTTGGCGCAGATTTAATCGTGACAGCAGCGTACGGCCAAATTTTGCCGAACTCGTTACTCGAAGCGCCAAAACACGGATGTATCAACGTTCATGCGTCTCTTTTGCCAGAATATCGTGGCGGGGCACCTGTGCATTATGCGATTTTGGATGGTAAAAAAGAAACTGGCGTGACGATTATGTATATGGTCGAGAAATTGGACGCTGGTGATATGTTGTCGCGCCGCAGTATTCCAATTACTGACGAAGATAACGTTGGGACGATGTTTGAAAAACTAAGCGAAGTCGGCGCGTCTTTATTAATGGATACGTTGCCCGATTTACTAGCAGGGAAAATTACGCCAGAACCACAAGATGCTTCAAAAGTGACATTTGCGCCAAACATTAAACGGGAACAAGAAAAAATCGATTGGACCAAAGAAGGACGCGCTATTTTCAACCAAATCCGCGGACTTTCCCCATGGCCAGTCGCTTATACAACGCTTGCAGGAAATCCTTTTAAAATCTGGAAAGCACGGATCGAGGAGTCAGATCAAATTTTACCAGCAGGGCAAGTTGCTCGTACGACAAAACACGATTTTGCCATCGCAACTGGCGATAAAACGGTGATTATTCCGGAAATCGTGCAACCAGCAGGGAAACAAAAAATGGCTGTTGCTGACTATATGGCGGGAGCTGGGCAACATCTAAATCTAGAAACAAGGTTCGGTGAAATATGA
- the rsmB gene encoding 16S rRNA (cytosine(967)-C(5))-methyltransferase RsmB, producing the protein MKKPETVREIALDLIEKIENNQSFSHLLINDALKNSDLNQKDRALLTELVYGTTQRRITLDFYLEPFLRQTPENWVLNLLRLSVYQLEFLDKVPEHAILHEAGEIARERGHDGVTKFVNGVLRNVIRKGVPEIVSIADETTRIAVETSLPTWLVKRWIAQFGAEKTLEIGLSFLEVPSQSIRVNENKVTVAELQEELSAQGIETEQNEYIPEALMMERGSIAETQAYHNGRCTIQDESSMLVAHALQLEDGLRVLDACSAPGGKTTHIAEKMHNTGEIVALDIHPHKTKLVNKAAKRLDLTNITTEVLDARKASELFADESFDRILVDAPCSGFGVLRRKPDIKYSKTESDIDNLARIQQAILAEVGALLKENGILIYSTCTIDQTENRGVVENFLENHPEFQLETVHVPEKITPYVKNKYLELVPTDIGSDGFFIASFRKK; encoded by the coding sequence ATGAAAAAACCAGAAACAGTCCGCGAAATTGCGCTGGACTTAATCGAGAAAATAGAAAACAATCAATCCTTTAGTCATTTACTTATCAATGACGCCCTCAAAAATAGCGATCTAAATCAAAAAGACCGTGCGCTTCTGACAGAACTTGTCTACGGAACGACACAGCGACGCATCACACTCGACTTTTATTTAGAGCCGTTTTTGCGCCAAACACCGGAAAATTGGGTATTAAATTTGTTACGTCTTTCTGTTTATCAGTTAGAATTTCTAGATAAAGTACCAGAACATGCGATTTTGCATGAAGCGGGCGAGATTGCGAGAGAACGCGGACATGACGGCGTGACGAAATTTGTAAATGGTGTTTTACGAAATGTGATCCGTAAAGGAGTTCCAGAAATCGTGAGCATCGCAGACGAAACGACACGAATTGCTGTAGAGACGAGCTTACCGACTTGGCTTGTCAAACGTTGGATCGCCCAATTCGGCGCTGAAAAAACACTTGAAATCGGCCTTTCTTTCCTGGAAGTACCGTCACAAAGTATTCGTGTCAATGAAAATAAAGTGACCGTTGCCGAGTTGCAAGAAGAACTTTCCGCGCAAGGCATCGAAACGGAACAAAACGAATATATTCCAGAAGCGCTGATGATGGAACGCGGCTCGATCGCCGAAACACAAGCGTATCACAATGGCCGTTGCACGATTCAAGATGAAAGCTCAATGCTCGTTGCCCATGCGTTACAGTTAGAAGATGGCTTGCGAGTGCTCGATGCATGTTCGGCACCAGGCGGAAAAACAACACATATCGCTGAAAAAATGCATAATACCGGTGAAATCGTTGCGCTAGATATCCACCCACACAAAACAAAATTAGTAAATAAAGCAGCAAAACGTCTTGATTTAACAAATATTACAACAGAAGTACTCGATGCTAGAAAAGCGAGTGAACTATTTGCTGATGAAAGTTTTGATCGTATTTTAGTCGATGCGCCGTGCTCAGGTTTCGGTGTACTGCGCCGTAAACCAGACATTAAATACAGCAAAACAGAATCTGATATCGACAATTTGGCACGAATCCAACAAGCAATTTTGGCTGAAGTTGGCGCGTTGCTCAAAGAAAATGGTATATTAATATACAGTACTTGTACCATTGATCAAACAGAAAATCGTGGCGTCGTGGAAAACTTCCTTGAAAATCATCCAGAATTCCAATTAGAAACGGTTCACGTTCCTGAAAAAATAACGCCTTACGTGAAAAACAAGTATTTAGAGTTAGTTCCAACCGATATTGGAAGTGATGGCTTTTTCATCGCATCATTCCGAAAAAAGTAA
- a CDS encoding Stp1/IreP family PP2C-type Ser/Thr phosphatase yields MHAEFRTDRGKIRNHNEDNGGIFENKLGNPLVIVADGMGGHRAGDVASEMAVRLLSDMWQGVSDMKSAAQIDAWFREAIQAVNEEIVAHSKQDPSLQGMGTTLVAAVFSNSQIIVANVGDSRGYILKNGVLEQLTEDHSLVNELLRKGEISKEDAENHPRKNILLRALGIEGNVETDVFILPFQSQDQLLLCSDGLSNMLTEQEIEAILTSKRTLAEKADIFITKANANGGEDNITVLLLERNLVEKGRDAS; encoded by the coding sequence ATGCATGCAGAATTTAGAACAGATCGAGGAAAAATTAGAAATCATAATGAAGACAATGGCGGTATTTTTGAAAATAAACTGGGTAACCCTTTAGTTATTGTCGCAGATGGCATGGGTGGACACAGAGCGGGCGATGTCGCGAGTGAAATGGCGGTGCGTTTGCTTAGTGATATGTGGCAAGGCGTTTCCGACATGAAAAGCGCTGCTCAAATCGATGCTTGGTTCCGCGAGGCTATTCAAGCAGTTAACGAAGAGATTGTCGCGCATTCCAAGCAAGATCCTAGCCTCCAAGGTATGGGCACGACGCTCGTTGCAGCCGTTTTTTCGAATAGCCAAATTATCGTGGCAAACGTAGGCGATAGTCGCGGTTACATCCTGAAAAATGGTGTGCTTGAGCAGCTCACAGAAGATCATTCGCTTGTCAATGAACTCCTTCGAAAAGGGGAAATTTCAAAAGAAGATGCCGAAAACCATCCCCGCAAAAATATTTTACTGCGCGCGCTTGGTATCGAAGGGAATGTGGAAACAGATGTCTTTATTTTGCCATTTCAATCACAAGACCAGCTGCTACTTTGCTCCGATGGCTTATCCAACATGCTAACCGAGCAAGAAATCGAAGCAATACTTACAAGTAAACGAACGCTCGCCGAAAAAGCAGACATTTTTATCACAAAAGCGAATGCAAACGGTGGCGAAGATAATATCACAGTATTGCTTTTAGAGCGGAATTTGGTAGAGAAAGGTAGGGATGCATCATGA